In Candidatus Sodalis pierantonius str. SOPE, one DNA window encodes the following:
- a CDS encoding AraC family transcriptional regulator, whose protein sequence is MPGMPAKVHLETNRAQFRLPPGLDGVELYRAHMLSHTFEPHSHDAFGLGIIDAGAERFRYRGALHLAPRQSLVMMNLDELHTGEAVTEEGWRYRMIYIAPPTLFALSGESGWWFGDAVRQDPARALALSRLLDALWHGQDALCCAGLLLEIACLLRPHARVPERPRQEAPHRLDRVRDYIVAYYGHVITLKEMASLISMSPYHFLRQFKARFHATPHQMLMAYRLNQAKRMFARGMAAADVAAAAGLTDQAHLTRTFALRYGTTPVRYQKQVVSAAC, encoded by the coding sequence ATGCCAGGCATGCCAGCCAAGGTTCACCTTGAAACAAACCGTGCCCAGTTCCGTTTGCCGCCTGGTCTGGATGGCGTGGAGCTTTACCGGGCGCATATGCTGAGCCATACCTTTGAACCTCATAGCCATGATGCGTTTGGCTTAGGTATTATCGACGCTGGGGCGGAACGGTTCCGCTATCGCGGCGCGCTGCACCTTGCTCCCCGCCAATCGCTGGTGATGATGAATCTCGACGAGCTGCATACCGGCGAGGCGGTGACCGAGGAAGGCTGGCGTTATCGTATGATATACATTGCACCGCCTACGCTTTTTGCGCTCAGCGGCGAGAGTGGATGGTGGTTTGGCGACGCGGTACGCCAGGATCCGGCGCGCGCCCTCGCCTTATCGCGGCTGCTGGATGCACTGTGGCACGGTCAGGATGCGCTTTGCTGCGCCGGCCTGTTGCTCGAGATAGCCTGTTTGTTGCGTCCCCATGCGCGCGTGCCGGAGCGGCCGCGGCAGGAGGCGCCGCACCGTCTCGATAGGGTCCGCGACTACATCGTGGCGTATTATGGCCACGTCATCACCCTCAAAGAAATGGCGAGTCTGATCTCTATGAGCCCCTACCATTTTTTGCGTCAATTCAAGGCGCGGTTTCACGCTACGCCCCATCAGATGCTAATGGCCTACCGGCTGAACCAGGCCAAACGGATGTTCGCGCGCGGTATGGCTGCGGCTGACGTTGCCGCCGCCGCGGGCTTGACCGATCAGGCGCATCTTACCCGCACATTTGCTTTGCGTTACGGTACTACGCCGGTCCGCTATCAAAAGCAGGTAGTGTCGGCGGCATGCTGA
- a CDS encoding IS5-like element ISSoEn1 family transposase has protein sequence MAKQKFKITNWPAYNNALRQRGDLTVWLDESAIAAWTESTPPEHRGRPLHYTDMAITTVLIIKRVFNLSLRALQGFVDSIFKLMGLSLRCPDYSLVSRRAKTVDISIKTPTRGEISHLVIDGTGLKIFGEGEWKVRQHGAERRRVWRKLHLAVDSATHEIICADLSLSGTTDAQALPGLINQTHRKIREASADSAYDTRYCHDALLRKKIKPLIPPRSGAQYWPARYHERNHAVANQHLRGNNDTWKKKVGYHRRSLAETAMFRFKTLLGGHLSLHDYDAQVGEAMAMVKALNRITLLGMPNSVRIM, from the coding sequence ATGGCAAAGCAAAAGTTTAAAATCACCAACTGGCCCGCATATAACAATGCGCTCAGGCAGCGGGGGGACCTGACAGTATGGCTTGATGAGTCAGCCATTGCTGCATGGACTGAGAGTACACCACCTGAACATCGTGGCCGGCCGCTTCACTACACCGATATGGCCATTACCACGGTTCTGATAATAAAGCGCGTGTTTAACCTTTCGCTCCGGGCGTTACAGGGTTTCGTTGACTCGATTTTTAAACTGATGGGGCTGTCGCTGCGCTGCCCAGATTACTCTCTGGTCAGCCGGCGAGCAAAAACCGTCGACATCAGCATAAAAACGCCAACCCGCGGCGAAATCTCACACCTGGTCATCGATGGCACCGGCCTGAAAATCTTCGGCGAAGGCGAATGGAAAGTCAGGCAGCATGGGGCTGAGAGGCGCAGAGTATGGCGCAAGCTTCATCTGGCAGTAGATAGCGCGACACATGAAATTATCTGTGCCGATTTATCGCTAAGCGGTACGACAGATGCGCAGGCGCTGCCCGGGCTGATTAACCAAACCCACCGGAAAATCAGGGAAGCGTCGGCTGACAGTGCTTACGATACGCGTTACTGTCATGATGCTCTGCTGAGGAAAAAAATAAAGCCGCTTATCCCACCGCGAAGTGGTGCGCAATATTGGCCAGCTCGATACCATGAGCGTAACCATGCGGTGGCAAATCAGCATCTGAGGGGCAATAACGATACCTGGAAAAAGAAAGTAGGTTATCACCGGCGTTCACTGGCTGAAACGGCCATGTTCCGGTTTAAAACACTTCTGGGTGGTCATCTGAGTCTGCATGACTATGACGCGCAGGTAGGTGAGGCAATGGCAATGGTTAAAGCACTTAACCGGATCACACTGTTAGGAATGCCAAACAGCGTCCGCATCATGTAA